One Actinomycetota bacterium DNA segment encodes these proteins:
- the mtnA gene encoding S-methyl-5-thioribose-1-phosphate isomerase → MPKPIDWAGGRIKFLDQTKLPGSESYIETDDYSAIVEAIKQLRLRGAPLIGVAAGYGLAAAAVSSRTADPRDLLSELEEAKAALDATRPTAVDLFKATGRVFNAAASQNSSKSMKDAAVREAQAIFAETERADIELSRLGADLINDGDTVLTICNTGALATGAYGTALGVIRTAYDQGKEISVFACETRPLLQGARLTMWELDRLGIPAKLIVDSAAGHFMRRGEISKVITGADRIAANGDTANKIGTYTLAALADRHEVPFYIAAPVSTVDLETLDGERITVEERGPDEVTGFNGVRVAPDDAEARNPAFDVTPAGLISAIITNGGIVYPPYVESIAGIFLGKAR, encoded by the coding sequence ATGCCGAAACCGATTGACTGGGCCGGCGGCCGCATCAAGTTTCTCGACCAGACAAAGCTACCCGGAAGCGAATCCTACATCGAAACGGATGACTATTCAGCGATAGTTGAAGCCATCAAGCAGTTACGCTTGAGGGGGGCGCCACTGATCGGCGTCGCCGCAGGTTACGGCCTGGCCGCCGCCGCCGTTTCTTCCCGAACCGCCGATCCCCGGGACCTGCTAAGTGAGCTTGAAGAAGCCAAGGCGGCTCTGGACGCGACGCGCCCGACAGCCGTCGACCTCTTCAAAGCCACTGGCAGGGTGTTTAACGCCGCGGCGTCTCAAAACTCGAGCAAAAGCATGAAAGACGCGGCGGTTCGCGAGGCGCAAGCCATTTTCGCGGAGACGGAGCGCGCCGATATTGAGTTGTCGCGCCTGGGCGCGGATCTGATAAACGACGGCGATACCGTCTTGACCATCTGTAATACCGGGGCGCTAGCGACGGGAGCTTACGGTACGGCGCTGGGAGTGATTCGAACGGCTTACGACCAGGGCAAAGAGATTTCCGTCTTCGCCTGTGAAACCCGGCCGTTGCTGCAAGGCGCCCGCCTGACCATGTGGGAGCTTGACCGGCTGGGGATCCCGGCCAAACTGATCGTCGATTCCGCGGCCGGACATTTTATGCGCCGGGGGGAGATTTCAAAGGTTATCACCGGCGCCGACAGGATCGCGGCCAACGGAGACACCGCCAATAAGATCGGGACGTATACCCTGGCCGCGTTGGCCGACCGGCACGAAGTTCCTTTTTACATCGCCGCGCCCGTATCTACGGTCGATCTGGAAACCCTCGACGGCGAACGCATAACGGTTGAGGAACGAGGGCCGGACGAGGTGACGGGCTTCAACGGTGTACGCGTGGCGCCCGACGACGCCGAGGCGCGCAATCCCGCCTTTGACGTCACGCCGGCCGGCTTGATTTCAGCCATTATTACCAATGGCGGTATTGTTTATCCCCCGTACGTGGAATCTATAGCCGGCATCTTTTTAGGAAAGGCCCGGTAA
- a CDS encoding class II aldolase/adducin family protein → MSDPRRDLIEAGRDVFEGGLVKGRAGNISLRMPENRILISHTGSCLGSLADDGLMVINLQGDILEGEHKPSTEFKAHLAVYLTRPDVGAVVHTHSTYASVAAYLKLPLLKVNPETSDVVGKVGRVPALAPGTQELAVAVAKALGSNGAVLMERHGALTVGINMREAVNRAFYLEEACKMSYLIERFEGANAETD, encoded by the coding sequence ATGTCTGACCCAAGACGGGATTTAATTGAGGCAGGCCGGGATGTTTTTGAAGGCGGCCTGGTCAAAGGGAGGGCGGGCAACATCAGCCTCAGGATGCCGGAAAACAGGATATTGATTTCCCATACGGGTTCGTGCCTCGGAAGCCTAGCCGATGACGGGCTAATGGTGATTAACCTGCAGGGGGACATTCTAGAAGGTGAACATAAGCCCTCGACCGAGTTCAAGGCCCACCTGGCTGTATATCTTACCCGTCCGGATGTCGGCGCGGTCGTCCACACCCATTCCACATATGCGAGCGTTGCCGCGTATTTGAAGCTTCCGCTGTTAAAGGTGAATCCGGAAACGAGTGATGTTGTCGGAAAGGTCGGACGCGTGCCCGCGTTGGCTCCCGGGACGCAGGAGCTGGCCGTCGCCGTCGCCAAGGCGCTGGGTTCCAACGGGGCTGTTTTAATGGAAAGACACGGAGCGCTGACCGTCGGTATCAATATGCGCGAAGCCGTTAACCGAGCTTTCTATCTGGAAGAAGCCTGCAAGATGTCTTACTTGATCGAGCGATTTGAGGGGGCTAATGCCGAAACCGATTGA
- a CDS encoding nucleotidyltransferase, translated as MFQEIIARIATSLSHCQIPYIAIGGQAVLLYGEPRLTADIDMTVGITADNLSDLLVAVEEAGLIVLTDDPTAFVQETMVLPARDQDTGVRVDFILSFTPYEAEAIKRARFIMIGGVKVAFAAPEDVIVHKIFAGRPRDIEDVRGILIKQEGLDFVYIERWLREFDSTFPEKRFLGTFKDLADSREPQ; from the coding sequence ATGTTCCAAGAAATCATAGCGCGCATCGCCACCAGCCTTTCCCATTGCCAAATCCCCTATATCGCTATAGGCGGTCAGGCAGTCCTTCTATACGGTGAACCTCGATTAACCGCAGATATCGATATGACTGTCGGGATAACCGCCGACAACCTGTCGGATCTACTTGTTGCCGTCGAAGAAGCCGGATTAATCGTACTCACTGATGACCCGACGGCTTTTGTCCAGGAGACGATGGTTTTGCCAGCTAGAGACCAAGACACAGGGGTTCGCGTCGATTTCATCTTATCGTTTACGCCTTATGAGGCTGAGGCAATCAAACGAGCGCGGTTTATTATGATCGGCGGCGTCAAGGTCGCTTTTGCCGCCCCAGAGGACGTGATTGTCCATAAGATCTTTGCCGGACGGCCACGCGACATTGAAGACGTCCGTGGCATATTAATCAAACAGGAAGGTTTAGATTTCGTGTACATTGAACGCTGGTTGAGAGAATTCGACAGCACTTTCCCCGAAAAGCGGTTTCTAGGCACCTTTAAGGATTTAGCAGACAGCAGAGAGCCACAGTGA
- the ahcY gene encoding adenosylhomocysteinase translates to MNYDIKDIGLAEKGKLRIEWAEMQMPVLRLIRERFTKEQPLKGVRLSACLHVTTETANLMRTLQAGGADVALCASNPLSTQNDVAASLVKDYEIPVFAIKGEDNDTYYKHLNAALDHRPQITMDDGADVISTIHAERKDQAAEVLGGTEETTTGVIRLRSMAKEKVLLYPIIAVNDAMTKHLFDNRYGTGQSTLDGVLRATNILLAGKTVVISGYGWCGRGCAMRAEGAGSNVIIIEVDPLKALEANMDGYRVMPIADAAKIGDLFITVTGDINVIRKEHFDLMKDGAIFCNSGHFDVEIQISELRKMAKSTRTIREFTEEFVMADGRRLYLLGEGRLVNLAAAEGHPASVMDMSFANQSLAAEYIVKHGRGLENIVYSMPEDLDQEVARLKLDASGIKIDSLTQEQIKYLNSWEMGT, encoded by the coding sequence TTGAATTACGACATTAAGGATATCGGTCTGGCTGAAAAAGGCAAATTAAGGATTGAATGGGCGGAGATGCAGATGCCCGTTTTACGGCTTATCCGGGAGCGTTTTACCAAGGAACAGCCGCTCAAGGGCGTCCGTTTGAGCGCCTGTTTACATGTGACGACGGAAACGGCCAACCTCATGAGGACGCTTCAGGCCGGCGGCGCCGATGTCGCTCTCTGCGCCAGTAATCCGCTTAGCACGCAGAACGACGTGGCGGCGTCGCTGGTCAAAGACTACGAGATTCCGGTTTTTGCCATCAAGGGCGAAGACAACGACACTTATTATAAACACCTTAACGCGGCGCTGGACCACCGTCCGCAAATAACCATGGACGACGGCGCCGACGTCATTTCCACCATCCACGCCGAGCGGAAGGACCAGGCGGCCGAGGTTCTGGGCGGGACGGAAGAGACGACGACTGGCGTCATCCGCCTGCGCAGCATGGCCAAGGAAAAAGTCCTCTTGTACCCGATCATCGCCGTCAACGACGCGATGACCAAGCATCTGTTTGACAACCGTTACGGCACCGGACAGAGCACGCTGGACGGCGTGCTGCGGGCGACCAACATCCTGCTGGCCGGAAAGACCGTCGTCATCAGCGGATACGGCTGGTGCGGCCGCGGCTGCGCAATGAGGGCTGAAGGGGCCGGCTCTAATGTCATCATCATCGAGGTCGATCCGCTTAAGGCGCTGGAAGCGAACATGGACGGTTACCGCGTCATGCCGATAGCGGACGCGGCTAAGATAGGTGATTTGTTCATTACCGTGACCGGCGACATCAACGTTATTCGCAAGGAACACTTTGACCTGATGAAGGATGGCGCGATTTTCTGTAACTCAGGCCATTTCGACGTGGAAATCCAGATTTCCGAACTTCGTAAGATGGCTAAGTCCACCCGGACAATCCGGGAATTTACCGAGGAGTTCGTGATGGCGGACGGCCGCCGGCTGTATCTTTTGGGTGAAGGCCGCCTGGTCAACCTGGCCGCGGCCGAGGGACATCCCGCCTCGGTTATGGACATGAGCTTTGCCAACCAATCGCTGGCGGCTGAATATATCGTCAAACACGGTCGGGGACTCGAGAACATCGTCTACTCGATGCCTGAAGACCTCGATCAGGAAGTGGCTCGTTTGAAGCTTGACGCTTCCGGTATCAAGATTGACTCGTTAACACAGGAACAGATAAAGTACTTAAACTCCTGGGAGATGGGAACCTAG
- a CDS encoding bifunctional phosphoglucose/phosphomannose isomerase translates to MLERLNDPETIKSIDISDMLGVIGAFPAQCREAVSLAESFDFGKLSGDVSSIVTLGMGGSGIGGDIVKALLEPKSKVPVNVCKGYSLPAFVGPDTLVFAISYSGGTEETLTTLQRAADVGSKIIAVTSDGSLEKEAKKRGFPVIKVPGGLQPRAALGYLSLTVVVVLEKLGFIEDVRADIEETLGILEMMSEHMSPDSPAGNNIAKQLAGRLYEKMPVVYGSEGTPAVAALRWKCQFNENSKVPAFWHQFPELNHNEIVGWQELGEVAKRCCLITLRSPGENPRTRKRVEISLPLLEGVVGESLQVWSEGDSELARLYSLIYLGDFTSVYLAILNGVDPTPVERIQLLKKKLREGK, encoded by the coding sequence ATGCTTGAGCGGTTAAACGACCCCGAAACCATAAAATCAATCGATATTTCCGATATGCTTGGCGTCATCGGCGCCTTTCCGGCCCAGTGCCGGGAAGCCGTGTCGCTGGCGGAATCCTTCGATTTCGGTAAGTTAAGCGGCGACGTTTCGTCGATCGTAACTCTTGGCATGGGCGGCTCGGGTATCGGCGGCGATATTGTCAAAGCTTTACTTGAGCCGAAGTCAAAAGTTCCCGTTAACGTGTGTAAAGGTTATTCTTTACCGGCGTTTGTCGGGCCCGACACCCTGGTCTTCGCAATCAGCTATTCGGGCGGGACGGAAGAGACGCTGACGACCTTGCAGCGGGCCGCGGACGTCGGTTCGAAAATAATCGCAGTCACGTCCGATGGCAGTTTAGAGAAAGAAGCGAAAAAACGCGGTTTCCCGGTGATCAAAGTTCCGGGGGGACTGCAACCGCGAGCGGCGCTCGGCTATCTGTCCCTGACGGTTGTGGTCGTTTTGGAAAAACTTGGGTTTATAGAGGACGTCAGGGCGGATATCGAAGAAACACTTGGGATCCTGGAAATGATGAGCGAGCACATGAGCCCGGACAGTCCGGCCGGCAACAACATCGCCAAGCAGCTGGCCGGCAGGCTATATGAAAAAATGCCTGTGGTCTATGGTTCCGAAGGAACACCGGCGGTCGCGGCTTTGCGGTGGAAATGTCAGTTCAACGAGAACAGTAAGGTACCGGCCTTTTGGCATCAGTTCCCGGAGTTAAATCATAACGAGATTGTCGGCTGGCAGGAACTGGGGGAAGTAGCGAAGCGGTGCTGCCTGATTACCTTGCGCTCGCCGGGCGAGAATCCGCGCACGCGGAAGCGGGTCGAGATATCCCTACCGCTTCTTGAGGGAGTAGTCGGCGAATCGCTTCAGGTCTGGTCGGAAGGTGATTCCGAACTAGCCAGGCTATACTCGTTGATTTATTTGGGTGATTTTACCAGCGTTTACCTAGCTATATTAAACGGCGTCGACCCGACGCCTGTGGAACGGATACAACTGTTGAAAAAGAAGCTAAGAGAAGGGAAATAG
- a CDS encoding oligosaccharide flippase family protein, producing MFRASAVLWIGMMAANVSNYVFHLLMGRFLGPINYGVLASLFSVLYYLLVPLATITTIVMKYTAEYDAESMPGKIYSLFIRLTKILLPVGIILFVLLAAASPLISRFLKIDSAWPMLILSTTMLVGYVVPINRGILQGLQKFGALSINLVVETVAKLSIGIGLVLTGYAVNGAVLGIVSAGFIAYAISFIPLQGILRNQKPISISVRAMWKYSVPVFIALLCLNSYYSSDIILVKHFLSPVEAGYYSGLSILGKIVVFACLAIVGVMFPMVAGRHKADQKHSHLLGYTLGLIILISGSIVLAYSVAPKFIISLLFGTKYLAVSSYLGWFGLAMLLLALSSALSNYYLAIDKTKFVAILVGAAILQIALLWVFHSSLAQIVNVMVGTMALLFVSLCAFYFVAVRGLARREPEESPLVTLPTEF from the coding sequence TTGTTTAGGGCCAGTGCGGTCCTCTGGATCGGCATGATGGCCGCGAATGTTTCTAACTACGTCTTTCATTTATTGATGGGTCGTTTTCTGGGGCCAATCAATTACGGCGTCCTGGCGTCACTATTCTCCGTACTTTACTACTTGTTAGTACCGCTCGCGACAATTACGACGATAGTGATGAAATACACAGCCGAGTATGATGCGGAAAGCATGCCCGGCAAGATCTATAGCCTATTTATACGCCTCACCAAAATACTCTTGCCCGTCGGGATTATTCTATTCGTTCTCTTAGCGGCAGCCAGCCCGCTTATCAGCCGGTTTCTAAAGATCGATTCTGCCTGGCCGATGCTTATATTAAGCACGACGATGCTTGTGGGTTATGTAGTACCGATAAATCGAGGTATCTTACAAGGTTTACAGAAATTCGGCGCGTTATCGATAAACCTTGTTGTAGAAACAGTGGCCAAGCTAAGCATCGGTATCGGGCTGGTACTAACCGGGTATGCCGTAAACGGTGCTGTCTTAGGCATAGTCTCCGCAGGCTTTATCGCTTATGCAATATCTTTTATTCCGTTACAAGGGATCCTCCGCAATCAGAAACCTATATCAATTTCGGTTCGCGCGATGTGGAAATACTCGGTCCCGGTTTTTATTGCTCTTCTTTGCCTTAACAGTTATTACAGCTCAGATATTATTCTGGTCAAGCACTTTCTGTCACCAGTTGAAGCGGGATATTATTCCGGCCTTTCCATCTTAGGCAAGATCGTCGTATTTGCCTGTCTGGCAATCGTTGGGGTGATGTTTCCAATGGTTGCCGGACGACATAAGGCAGACCAGAAGCACTCACATTTACTGGGTTACACTTTGGGTTTGATTATATTGATATCCGGATCTATCGTGCTAGCCTATTCGGTAGCGCCTAAGTTTATTATCAGCCTGCTTTTCGGAACAAAATACCTTGCCGTTTCTTCTTATTTGGGCTGGTTTGGCCTGGCCATGCTCCTCTTGGCGCTTTCCAGCGCGTTATCTAACTACTATCTTGCAATCGATAAGACAAAGTTCGTGGCAATTCTGGTCGGGGCGGCAATTCTACAGATAGCGCTCTTGTGGGTTTTCCATTCATCGCTTGCCCAGATCGTAAACGTGATGGTCGGAACAATGGCGCTCCTGTTTGTTTCCCTGTGCGCCTTCTATTTTGTCGCCGTCAGGGGCTTGGCGCGCCGCGAACCGGAAGAATCGCCATTGGTCACTCTGCCGACCGAGTTTTGA
- a CDS encoding SurA N-terminal domain-containing protein produces the protein MQRLFKMFPILVLLIAGIIISGCLGGQDKNLVATVNGTKITRTDLDNEYKLEPFMTAILGRAGFSAEQRKKIIMLDLIDRTIVRQKAEEEDIKVTDEQIQTRYKLFRMGRTQEQLIKELEKSSINEQALLHYIKDQAIEENLFFKVIKPRKVTEQEAKDYYKKNRKKFPDMTYKEAKALIMPRLQQTKTAQARTEWFDEARRDSNIRLYGW, from the coding sequence ATGCAGAGATTGTTCAAAATGTTTCCCATTCTTGTTTTGTTGATTGCCGGGATTATTATTAGCGGTTGCCTAGGCGGTCAAGACAAGAATCTAGTTGCGACAGTCAATGGAACGAAGATTACCAGAACGGATCTTGACAACGAGTATAAACTGGAGCCCTTTATGACAGCGATACTCGGCCGGGCTGGTTTCTCCGCGGAGCAGCGAAAGAAGATCATCATGCTCGACTTGATTGACCGGACGATTGTCAGGCAAAAAGCCGAGGAGGAAGACATTAAAGTCACCGATGAGCAAATTCAGACGAGATATAAGTTGTTCAGAATGGGCCGGACCCAGGAGCAATTGATAAAAGAGCTGGAAAAATCAAGCATTAACGAGCAAGCTCTCCTGCACTATATCAAAGACCAGGCGATTGAAGAAAACCTGTTCTTTAAGGTTATTAAACCGCGAAAGGTGACGGAACAGGAGGCCAAGGACTATTATAAGAAGAACCGGAAGAAATTCCCGGATATGACTTATAAAGAAGCCAAAGCGTTGATTATGCCGCGGCTTCAGCAAACAAAAACTGCTCAGGCTAGAACAGAATGGTTTGATGAGGCGAGACGCGATTCAAATATCAGACTGTACGGCTGGTAG